From Proteiniborus sp. MB09-C3, the proteins below share one genomic window:
- a CDS encoding NlpC/P60 family protein, whose amino-acid sequence MNKNIQEKINEGIRKYQYAKFLRNGRNLEEGIDCLGFIKLFYKDFGIDIPSDDGKPIEEEWYRTDPERYIRGIKSLGYKNVSIDELQPLDLAYFVISHDVITHAGIMISNREFVHMSPKSGLLISKLERHWGRRFRGAIRLIE is encoded by the coding sequence ATGAATAAAAATATCCAGGAAAAAATTAACGAAGGTATTAGAAAATATCAGTATGCTAAATTTCTCCGTAATGGAAGAAATTTAGAGGAAGGCATCGATTGTCTTGGATTTATAAAGCTTTTTTACAAAGATTTTGGAATAGACATTCCAAGTGATGATGGAAAGCCTATAGAAGAAGAATGGTATAGAACTGATCCTGAAAGATATATCCGGGGTATAAAAAGCTTAGGCTACAAGAATGTCAGTATTGACGAGCTGCAACCTCTTGATTTGGCTTATTTCGTAATCAGTCATGATGTAATTACCCATGCGGGAATCATGATAAGCAATAGGGAATTTGTTCACATGTCTCCAAAGAGCGGTCTGCTTATTAGTAAGCTTGAACGCCATTGGGGAAGAAGATTTAGAGGAGCAATAAGGCTTATAGAATAA
- the yedE gene encoding YedE family putative selenium transporter produces MYGSTNKQEWSDNMRNAKWKIIGSGAVLGILAALLVKFGNPVNMGICVACFYRDIAGALGLHRAAVVQYIRPEIIGFILGAFIFAKAKGEFKARGGSSPILRFVFGFFMMVGALVFLGCPLRMILRLANGDLNALVGLVGYIVGILVGIQFLKRGFTLGKSTKQPEISGYIMPVIAVVLLIFLVVAPAFIFFSTEGPGSKTAPILMSLAAGLIVGLMLQRTRLCTAGGFRDAFLIKDFHFLWGIIGVFVFALISNLVFNPAAFKVGFAEQPIAHSEHLWNFLGMALVGITAVLLGGCPLRQTILAGEGDTDAAVTILGLIVGAAFAHNFGLASSASGTTANGRIAVIVGFVVVIAIAISVVATANKNKKNFAQKEGGQVNG; encoded by the coding sequence ATATATGGTAGTACAAATAAACAAGAATGGAGTGATAACATGAGGAATGCAAAATGGAAGATAATAGGCTCAGGAGCAGTGCTAGGAATACTTGCAGCACTACTTGTGAAGTTTGGCAACCCAGTGAATATGGGCATATGTGTTGCTTGCTTCTATAGAGACATTGCAGGAGCCTTAGGTCTTCACAGAGCAGCAGTAGTACAATATATAAGGCCTGAAATAATTGGATTTATACTTGGTGCATTTATATTTGCTAAGGCCAAAGGAGAATTTAAGGCAAGAGGTGGTTCTTCACCAATTTTACGTTTCGTATTTGGATTTTTCATGATGGTAGGTGCATTAGTATTTTTGGGCTGTCCACTTAGAATGATTCTAAGACTTGCAAATGGAGACCTAAATGCACTAGTAGGCTTAGTAGGTTATATAGTCGGTATTTTAGTAGGTATACAGTTCTTAAAGAGAGGCTTCACGCTGGGCAAGAGTACAAAACAACCTGAAATATCAGGATACATAATGCCTGTAATAGCAGTAGTATTATTAATATTCTTAGTTGTAGCACCTGCATTCATATTCTTTAGTACAGAAGGACCTGGATCTAAGACAGCTCCTATTTTAATGTCATTAGCAGCAGGACTTATAGTAGGACTAATGCTTCAAAGAACTAGACTTTGTACAGCAGGTGGATTTAGAGATGCATTTTTAATAAAAGATTTTCATTTTTTATGGGGTATAATAGGAGTATTTGTATTTGCACTTATAAGTAATCTAGTATTTAATCCAGCTGCCTTTAAAGTTGGTTTTGCAGAGCAGCCAATAGCACATAGCGAACATTTGTGGAACTTCTTAGGTATGGCTTTAGTAGGTATTACAGCAGTGTTACTTGGAGGTTGTCCATTGAGACAAACTATTCTAGCAGGAGAAGGAGATACAGATGCAGCTGTAACTATACTAGGATTAATCGTAGGAGCAGCATTTGCTCATAACTTTGGTTTGGCATCTAGTGCATCTGGAACCACTGCAAATGGAAGAATTGCAGTTATAGTTGGATTCGTAGTAGTCATAGCTATTGCAATATCAGTGGTAGCTACAGCAAATAAGAATAAAAAGAATTTTGCTCAAAAAGAAGGGGGTCAGGTAAATGGCTAA
- a CDS encoding sulfurtransferase TusA family protein has product MANIVDARGRSCPEPVIMTKKAIDSGCENIEVLVDAKVAVENIKRFATSKGYTVNVEEKEDEFTLNIRK; this is encoded by the coding sequence ATGGCTAATATAGTTGATGCAAGAGGAAGATCTTGTCCTGAGCCAGTTATAATGACTAAGAAAGCAATAGATAGTGGATGTGAAAATATAGAAGTTCTTGTGGATGCAAAAGTAGCAGTTGAAAATATCAAGAGATTTGCTACTAGTAAGGGATACACAGTAAACGTAGAAGAAAAAGAGGATGAATTTACTCTAAATATAAGAAAATAG
- a CDS encoding DUF3343 domain-containing protein — MRNYYCIVTFHTTNHALTFEKMLKRKGIDVKLMPVPRQVSSSCGTAAQFPCELRDKISTICLEQHIEIDEIHKIEEKHNNGILSKLFGQTS; from the coding sequence GTGAGAAATTATTATTGCATAGTTACATTTCATACTACTAATCATGCTCTTACATTTGAAAAGATGTTAAAGAGAAAAGGAATAGATGTTAAGCTAATGCCTGTACCTAGACAAGTCAGTTCAAGCTGCGGAACAGCAGCACAATTCCCATGTGAACTGAGAGATAAAATTAGTACGATATGCTTGGAGCAGCATATAGAAATAGATGAAATTCACAAAATAGAAGAAAAACATAACAACGGGATATTGTCAAAATTGTTTGGGCAGACAAGCTAA
- a CDS encoding ATP-binding cassette domain-containing protein, which produces MITVTNLSLQFGGRKLFSDVNIKFTPGNCYGVIGANGAGKSTFLKILSGEIESTTGEVGVAPNARMSVLKQDHFQYDEHQVLETVIMGNARLYEIMKEKEALYAKPEFTDEDGIKASELECEFAELDGWEAESEASSLLQGLGIGTEMHDKKVKELSGNDKIKVLLAQALFGKPGILILDEPTNHLDIKAISWLEEFLIEFEGTVIVVSHDRYFLNKVCTHMADIDFGKIKLYVGNYDFWYESSQLALQMMKDQNKKKEEKIKDLQEFIARFSANASKSKQATSRKKLLEKISLDDIQPSSRRYPYVGFKPEREVGNNILSVEGLSKTIDGVKVLDNISFTVAKDDKIAFVGENEIANTTLFKILMGEMEPDSGEFKWGVTITTAYFPKDNSEFFNDVELNLVDWMRQFSEEKSESYLRGFLGRMLFSGEEALKKAKVLSGGERVRCMLSKMMLSTANVLLLDQPTNHLDLESITALNNGLRDYKSNILFTSHDHQFIQTIANRIIEITPSGLIDRITTYDEYLESVEK; this is translated from the coding sequence ATGATTACTGTTACAAATTTAAGCTTACAGTTTGGAGGGCGCAAGCTCTTTTCAGATGTAAATATAAAATTCACTCCGGGAAACTGTTATGGAGTTATTGGAGCAAATGGCGCAGGAAAAAGTACATTTTTAAAAATTTTATCTGGTGAAATAGAATCAACTACAGGAGAAGTAGGTGTAGCTCCTAATGCTCGTATGTCTGTATTAAAGCAGGATCATTTCCAATATGATGAACATCAGGTATTAGAAACTGTCATAATGGGAAATGCAAGACTGTATGAAATAATGAAGGAAAAAGAAGCTCTGTATGCTAAACCAGAATTTACAGACGAAGACGGAATAAAAGCCTCTGAGCTTGAGTGTGAGTTTGCAGAATTAGATGGATGGGAAGCAGAATCCGAAGCCTCCTCTCTACTTCAAGGCCTAGGCATAGGTACAGAAATGCATGATAAAAAAGTAAAAGAGCTTTCAGGAAATGATAAGATTAAGGTTCTTCTTGCTCAAGCCTTATTTGGCAAGCCAGGAATTTTAATACTAGATGAGCCTACTAACCACTTAGATATCAAGGCTATATCATGGCTTGAAGAATTTTTAATAGAATTTGAGGGCACTGTCATAGTAGTATCTCATGATAGGTACTTCCTTAATAAGGTATGTACTCATATGGCTGATATAGATTTTGGAAAGATAAAGCTGTACGTGGGTAACTACGACTTTTGGTACGAATCAAGTCAGCTAGCGCTTCAAATGATGAAGGATCAAAACAAGAAAAAAGAAGAAAAAATTAAGGACCTTCAAGAATTCATTGCCAGATTTAGTGCAAATGCTTCTAAATCTAAGCAAGCAACTTCTCGTAAGAAGCTTCTCGAAAAAATATCTCTAGATGATATCCAGCCTTCTAGTAGAAGATATCCTTATGTCGGCTTTAAGCCAGAAAGAGAAGTAGGTAACAATATCTTATCTGTAGAAGGATTGTCAAAAACCATAGATGGAGTAAAGGTATTAGATAATATTAGTTTTACAGTGGCTAAGGATGATAAAATAGCCTTTGTAGGAGAAAATGAAATAGCTAATACTACGCTGTTTAAAATACTAATGGGAGAAATGGAGCCTGATAGTGGAGAATTTAAATGGGGTGTTACCATAACTACAGCTTATTTTCCTAAGGATAATTCTGAATTCTTTAATGATGTGGAATTAAATCTTGTAGATTGGATGCGTCAATTCTCTGAAGAAAAATCCGAAAGCTATTTGAGAGGATTTTTAGGTAGGATGCTGTTTTCAGGTGAAGAAGCCTTGAAAAAAGCTAAAGTACTCTCTGGTGGAGAAAGAGTAAGATGTATGCTTTCTAAGATGATGCTAAGTACGGCAAATGTTTTGCTTTTAGACCAGCCTACAAACCATTTAGACCTAGAATCTATTACAGCGTTAAATAATGGTCTTAGGGATTATAAAAGCAACATTCTATTTACTTCTCATGACCATCAGTTTATACAAACCATAGCCAATAGAATTATTGAAATCACTCCTTCGGGATTAATTGATAGAATAACGACTTACGATGAATATCTTGAATCTGTAGAGAAGTAA
- a CDS encoding helix-turn-helix transcriptional regulator: protein MRNENEVSAGENLKRIRKELGLRQHEIAGEDITRNLISLIENNRAVLYDTAANIMAKNMNKIMYERDISIFIKPEDLLNPERYDARKKADTYIEELENILIKKEFYIESEKLNEIEAFLNQWDLVDKKVKIYELLGDIFYISNNLNKEYYYYFKALEASYDYPNMKERYKLALKLVYNCIITGKNEEAINLCDYMLLSQKSIPNKYKGAFYYNKALGYKYLLEIDKCLIALDNAKKYFKDSSNKDLKKVLMLEGVCHFRTGKHTRALKSYNEILKISEEKNDIDEICVAYINIIQIYIAKNDKEKVIKCFDKVMMNLPYVNEDSFYLPEIYYETSNIYLYLENYEASEKHLNAALALSKKSGKHNLYKKFISSLVELYIQANWIDKLHNLMSILENEFSNIKLNEEITLVLKLLLYYMKQNNHKAAEDIIINLLKKEKEV, encoded by the coding sequence ATGAGAAATGAAAATGAAGTTTCTGCAGGAGAAAACTTAAAGCGAATAAGAAAAGAATTGGGATTAAGACAGCATGAAATAGCCGGTGAGGATATTACTAGAAACTTAATCAGTCTTATTGAAAACAACAGAGCTGTATTATATGATACTGCAGCTAATATTATGGCTAAAAACATGAATAAAATTATGTATGAAAGAGATATAAGTATTTTTATTAAGCCTGAAGACCTACTTAACCCTGAGAGATATGATGCTAGGAAAAAAGCAGATACATATATAGAGGAACTAGAAAATATTTTAATTAAAAAAGAATTCTATATTGAATCAGAAAAACTAAACGAAATAGAAGCTTTTTTAAATCAATGGGATTTAGTAGATAAAAAAGTAAAAATATATGAATTGTTAGGAGATATTTTTTATATTTCAAATAATTTAAATAAGGAATATTATTATTATTTCAAGGCTTTAGAAGCTTCTTATGATTATCCAAATATGAAAGAACGGTACAAGCTTGCTTTAAAGCTGGTATATAACTGCATCATCACAGGAAAAAATGAGGAAGCAATTAATTTATGTGACTATATGTTGTTAAGCCAAAAAAGTATACCAAATAAATATAAAGGTGCTTTTTATTATAATAAAGCACTGGGATATAAATATCTATTGGAAATTGATAAATGCTTGATAGCCTTAGACAATGCAAAAAAATATTTTAAAGATAGCAGTAATAAAGATTTAAAAAAGGTACTAATGCTAGAGGGAGTTTGTCATTTTAGAACTGGAAAGCATACTAGAGCATTGAAAAGCTATAATGAAATATTAAAAATATCAGAAGAAAAAAATGACATTGATGAAATCTGTGTAGCTTACATCAACATAATACAAATTTACATAGCAAAAAACGATAAAGAGAAAGTGATTAAATGTTTTGACAAAGTAATGATGAATCTTCCTTATGTAAATGAAGACTCATTTTATCTTCCTGAAATATATTATGAAACATCTAATATATATTTATATTTAGAAAACTACGAAGCTTCTGAAAAACATTTGAATGCAGCCTTAGCTTTATCAAAAAAAAGCGGAAAACATAATCTTTATAAAAAATTTATTTCTAGTTTAGTAGAATTATACATTCAAGCAAACTGGATAGATAAGCTACATAATTTAATGAGTATCTTAGAAAATGAATTCAGTAATATTAAATTAAACGAAGAAATTACACTAGTACTCAAACTGTTGCTTTATTATATGAAACAAAATAATCATAAAGCAGCAGAAGATATAATAATAAATCTATTAAAAAAAGAAAAGGAGGTATAA
- a CDS encoding helix-turn-helix transcriptional regulator: MRNENKVSAGENLKRIRKELGLRQHEIAGEDITRNLISLIENNRAILYDTAANIIAKNMNKIMYERDINIFIKPEDLLNPERYNARKKANTYIEKLENILIEKKFNIEPEKLNEIEAFLNQWDLVDKKVRIYELLGDIFYISNNLNREYYYYFKALEASYDYPNMKKRYKLALKLVYNCVVTDKNEEVINLCNYMLLNEKDIPDRFKGVFYYDIALVHGKLEEIDKSLEALKNAKKHFTYKNNMDLKKVLILEGICYYTTKNYSKALKSYNELLKILEGKNIADETCVTYINIIQVYIAKNDKEQVIKYFDKVMSNLPYVNEDSFYLPEIYYETSNIYLYLENYEASEKYLNAALALSQKSENHNLYKKFVSTLIDLYIQANWLDKLRDLMNSLEDKIYNIKLNEEFILVLKLLLYYVSQDDHKATEIIITNLLQKEKEG; the protein is encoded by the coding sequence ATGAGAAATGAAAATAAGGTTTCTGCTGGAGAGAATTTAAAACGAATAAGAAAAGAATTGGGATTAAGACAGCATGAAATAGCCGGTGAGGATATTACTAGAAACTTAATCAGTCTTATTGAAAATAACAGAGCCATATTATATGATACTGCAGCCAATATTATAGCTAAAAACATGAATAAAATTATGTATGAAAGAGATATAAATATTTTTATTAAACCAGAGGACCTACTTAACCCTGAAAGATATAACGCTAGGAAAAAAGCTAATACATATATAGAAAAATTAGAAAATATTTTAATCGAAAAAAAATTCAATATTGAACCAGAAAAGCTAAATGAAATAGAAGCTTTTTTAAATCAATGGGATTTGGTAGATAAAAAAGTAAGAATATATGAATTGTTAGGAGATATTTTTTATATTTCAAATAATTTGAATAGAGAATATTATTATTATTTCAAGGCCTTAGAAGCTTCTTATGATTATCCAAATATGAAAAAAAGGTACAAGCTAGCTTTAAAGCTAGTATATAACTGTGTTGTCACAGACAAAAATGAGGAGGTAATTAACTTATGCAACTATATGCTGTTAAATGAAAAAGATATTCCTGATAGATTTAAGGGAGTTTTTTATTATGATATAGCTTTAGTTCATGGTAAATTAGAAGAAATTGATAAATCTTTAGAGGCATTAAAAAATGCAAAAAAACATTTTACTTATAAAAACAATATGGATTTAAAGAAAGTTCTAATATTAGAGGGCATCTGTTATTATACAACTAAAAATTATAGTAAAGCATTAAAAAGCTACAATGAATTATTGAAAATATTAGAAGGAAAGAATATTGCCGATGAAACCTGCGTGACTTACATTAACATAATACAGGTATACATAGCAAAAAACGATAAAGAACAAGTAATTAAATATTTTGATAAAGTAATGTCGAACCTTCCTTATGTAAATGAAGATTCATTTTATCTTCCAGAAATATATTATGAAACATCTAATATATATTTATACTTAGAGAACTATGAAGCTTCTGAAAAATATTTGAATGCAGCCCTAGCTTTATCCCAAAAAAGCGAGAACCACAATCTTTATAAAAAGTTTGTTTCTACTTTAATAGATTTATACATTCAAGCAAATTGGTTAGATAAACTACGTGATTTAATGAATTCCTTAGAAGATAAAATTTACAATATTAAATTAAACGAAGAATTTATACTGGTACTTAAACTGTTGCTTTATTATGTAAGCCAAGATGATCATAAAGCAACTGAAATTATAATAACCAACTTATTACAAAAAGAAAAGGAGGGATAG
- a CDS encoding diaminopimelate dehydrogenase: MKDKIRVGIVGYGKLGRGVEIAIKQNTDMELVVIFTRRPVNSIRSYDEDIKILDVNISNDYVNDIDVMILCGGSATDLPIQGPYFASMYNTVDSYDNHGNIPEYLNAMNKASMARGKTSAVCIGWDPGLFSMNRVLFDSILSSGITYTFWGPGVSQGHSDAIRRIAGVKNAVQYTIPNEEVVRKIRSGETLKLATRDRHVRWCYVAVDKGADKNKIENEIKVMPNYFADYDTKVIFIDEEEIQKDHSKTFHGGFVIRNGRTGEDCSTNHVLEFSLKLDSNSEFTASILVAYARAVYRLNKEGNVGAKTVFDIPLSYITDKSIADLCKNQL, translated from the coding sequence TTGAAGGACAAAATCAGAGTTGGGATTGTTGGATACGGCAAACTAGGCAGGGGAGTAGAGATCGCTATTAAACAAAATACAGATATGGAATTAGTAGTTATATTTACTAGAAGACCTGTAAATTCTATAAGAAGCTATGATGAGGATATAAAGATTTTAGATGTCAACATATCAAATGATTATGTAAACGACATAGATGTTATGATTTTATGTGGAGGCTCTGCCACAGATCTTCCAATACAAGGTCCTTATTTTGCAAGCATGTACAATACAGTTGATAGTTATGACAATCATGGGAATATTCCAGAATACTTAAATGCTATGAATAAAGCCTCTATGGCTAGGGGCAAGACTAGCGCTGTATGCATAGGGTGGGATCCAGGACTATTTTCAATGAATAGAGTTTTATTTGATTCTATCCTGTCAAGTGGAATAACATATACATTTTGGGGGCCAGGTGTTAGTCAAGGCCATTCAGATGCCATAAGAAGAATAGCAGGAGTCAAAAATGCAGTTCAGTATACTATTCCTAATGAGGAAGTAGTTAGAAAAATAAGAAGTGGAGAGACTCTCAAATTAGCTACTAGAGATAGACATGTTAGATGGTGCTATGTAGCAGTTGACAAAGGAGCAGATAAAAATAAAATTGAAAATGAAATTAAAGTAATGCCTAATTACTTTGCTGATTATGATACTAAAGTAATATTTATTGATGAAGAAGAAATACAAAAAGATCACTCCAAAACGTTTCATGGAGGTTTTGTCATCAGAAATGGGAGAACAGGAGAAGATTGTTCTACTAATCATGTATTAGAATTTTCTTTAAAACTAGACAGCAATTCTGAATTTACTGCCAGCATATTAGTAGCATATGCAAGGGCTGTGTATCGATTAAACAAAGAAGGGAATGTTGGAGCGAAGACTGTTTTTGATATACCATTAAGCTATATAACTGATAAATCTATAGCAGATTTGTGTAAAAATCAGCTGTGA
- a CDS encoding TetR/AcrR family transcriptional regulator encodes MSKVENNKKQKESSLYDAAYNLFTTKGINDTAISDIVKKAGVAKGTFYLYFKDKYDILDRIILNKSAHVLSKAINQTKVMAFENFEEELLYFIDYIIEYFKSERLMLKLIYKNLSWGVFKKAYKDYEEVYEIYSMFERGYEKTQLSKNEIEKMLFMIIELTGSVCYSSIILKEPDDIDEMKPILFDTIKKII; translated from the coding sequence GTGTCAAAGGTTGAAAACAATAAAAAGCAAAAGGAAAGCTCTCTATATGACGCTGCCTATAACTTATTTACTACAAAAGGAATAAATGATACAGCCATTAGCGATATAGTTAAAAAGGCGGGAGTAGCTAAGGGGACCTTTTACCTGTACTTTAAAGATAAATATGACATATTAGATAGAATTATTTTAAACAAAAGTGCTCATGTGTTAAGCAAAGCTATTAATCAAACTAAGGTAATGGCATTCGAAAACTTTGAAGAGGAGCTTCTATACTTTATAGATTACATTATTGAATATTTTAAAAGTGAAAGGCTGATGCTCAAGCTAATATATAAAAATTTATCCTGGGGAGTATTCAAAAAAGCTTATAAGGACTATGAAGAAGTATATGAAATATACAGCATGTTTGAGAGAGGATATGAAAAAACACAGCTGTCTAAGAATGAAATAGAAAAGATGTTATTTATGATTATAGAGCTAACAGGCTCAGTATGCTATAGTTCCATAATATTAAAGGAACCTGATGATATAGATGAAATGAAGCCAATTCTTTTTGATACCATAAAGAAAATTATTTAG
- a CDS encoding MMPL family transporter, which translates to MNKFGLFVAKHRKLVLIIATVLLLPAIYGAVMTKINYDILTYLPKSLESVQGQEILNNVFNSSATGMLVIENMEAKDVVKVKDKISKVNGVENVVWIDDFVDISIPKEILPDELKEMFYRENSTLLMIKFSNESSSAVTQQAIVDIRSMLNKQCFLSGMSAVLKDTVDLADKQMPIYVLLAVALATIVLMLTLESTIVPFIILISIGYAILYNFGTNLIFGEISYITQSLAAVLQLGVTMDYSIFLLHRYEEECKSIEDKNQAMAKAIAKTASSIVGSSMTTVAGFLAIAVMELTIGKDIGFVMAKGVLFGVLSVLTVLPAFILTFDKAINRFNHGTILPEFRGLAQLVTKHYKVLILLAILIFFPAFYGEKNNDIYYNLDESLPDDMESIVAFRKLKDDYNMMTTHMVLLSKDVPNYEIKKMIGEIEKVEGIESVLSYQKLIGPSIPESFIPSSIKDRFEQGDYKQILINSKFKAATEEENAQIEMIDRIVKKYDKTAILTGEGVLTKDLVDIADKDFKRVNSLSTLAVFAIILMVFTSLFIPLFLIILIMLAIFINMSIPYYLGHSIPFIASIVIGSIQLGATVDYAILLTTRFREELRNGHDKFKAMEITVRESSKSIITSGLTFFASTVGVAIISEIEIIKSLSSMIARGALISTGVILFILPGVLIAGEGLIRATSKNWNNSIKKKIGEGMIAYENK; encoded by the coding sequence ATGAACAAATTTGGCCTTTTTGTAGCAAAGCATAGAAAATTGGTTCTAATAATTGCTACAGTACTATTGCTGCCAGCCATATATGGGGCAGTTATGACAAAGATTAACTACGATATTTTAACCTATTTGCCTAAGAGCCTGGAATCAGTACAGGGTCAGGAAATACTGAACAATGTATTTAACAGCTCTGCAACAGGTATGCTAGTAATCGAAAACATGGAAGCAAAAGATGTAGTAAAGGTAAAGGATAAAATATCTAAGGTAAATGGTGTGGAAAATGTAGTATGGATAGATGATTTTGTAGATATTTCCATACCAAAGGAAATTTTACCAGATGAACTAAAGGAAATGTTCTACAGGGAGAATTCTACTTTGTTAATGATAAAATTTAGCAACGAATCATCATCAGCTGTAACTCAGCAAGCCATAGTAGATATAAGAAGTATGCTAAACAAACAATGTTTCTTGAGTGGAATGTCAGCAGTATTAAAGGATACTGTAGATTTAGCAGACAAACAAATGCCAATTTATGTGCTATTAGCTGTAGCATTGGCAACTATAGTATTGATGCTAACACTAGAATCTACAATTGTACCATTTATAATACTAATAAGCATAGGATATGCCATACTGTATAATTTTGGAACCAATTTAATCTTTGGAGAAATATCTTATATAACTCAATCCTTGGCAGCAGTATTGCAACTAGGAGTTACTATGGATTATTCCATATTCCTGCTTCATAGATACGAAGAAGAATGCAAAAGCATAGAAGACAAGAACCAAGCAATGGCAAAAGCCATAGCGAAAACAGCTTCTTCTATAGTAGGCAGCTCTATGACGACAGTAGCTGGCTTCTTGGCCATAGCTGTTATGGAATTAACCATAGGAAAAGATATAGGTTTTGTAATGGCTAAGGGAGTACTGTTTGGAGTATTATCTGTGCTAACTGTACTACCTGCATTTATATTAACCTTTGACAAAGCTATAAATCGTTTCAACCATGGTACAATACTGCCAGAGTTTAGAGGATTGGCACAATTAGTTACTAAGCATTATAAAGTGTTAATACTTTTAGCTATATTAATATTCTTTCCAGCTTTCTATGGAGAGAAAAATAACGACATCTATTATAATCTAGATGAATCTTTACCAGATGATATGGAATCTATAGTAGCATTTAGAAAGCTTAAAGACGACTACAATATGATGACAACACATATGGTGCTACTATCAAAAGATGTGCCCAATTATGAAATAAAGAAGATGATAGGAGAAATTGAAAAGGTAGAAGGAATAGAAAGCGTGTTATCTTATCAAAAGCTAATAGGACCAAGTATACCAGAGAGCTTCATACCATCTTCGATAAAGGATAGGTTTGAACAAGGGGATTACAAACAAATACTTATTAATTCTAAGTTTAAAGCAGCAACAGAAGAAGAAAATGCTCAAATAGAAATGATAGATAGAATAGTTAAGAAATACGACAAAACAGCTATATTGACAGGAGAAGGAGTACTTACAAAGGATCTAGTGGATATAGCAGATAAAGACTTTAAAAGAGTGAATTCCTTATCTACACTAGCTGTATTTGCCATAATCCTAATGGTATTTACATCATTATTTATACCGTTATTTCTGATAATCCTAATAATGTTAGCTATATTCATCAATATGAGTATTCCTTACTATTTAGGACATTCTATACCATTTATAGCAAGTATAGTGATAGGATCAATCCAGCTTGGAGCGACAGTAGACTATGCCATATTGCTGACTACTAGGTTTAGAGAAGAGCTAAGAAATGGTCATGATAAATTTAAAGCCATGGAGATAACTGTGAGGGAATCTTCAAAATCTATTATTACCAGTGGTTTAACTTTCTTTGCATCTACTGTTGGAGTAGCGATTATATCTGAAATCGAGATTATAAAAAGCTTAAGCTCCATGATAGCAAGAGGAGCATTAATCAGTACAGGTGTAATATTGTTTATCCTGCCTGGAGTACTGATAGCCGGTGAAGGACTTATAAGAGCTACATCTAAAAACTGGAATAATAGTATAAAGAAAAAGATAGGGGAAGGAATGATAGCATATGAAAACAAATAG